A window of the Myxococcales bacterium genome harbors these coding sequences:
- a CDS encoding PAS domain-containing protein produces MKTSSRRMLQLRPALRIALIYAVFGGLWILFSDRLLALFVANAHLLTRLQTFKGWFYVLVTAGLVYYLVSQHLRRETQLEGSRRLSESRLQAVLDNAPAAIFIKDTRGHYLLANRLLREIIGSSEGSILSKTDQDLFPDEQARQYRAHDIEVLNSEKPMEFEEIMISPGGLRRYLATKFPLFDEERRVYALCGILTDITARHGAETQLKKSEERYRTLAANFPNGMILLFDHDLRYLLVDGTGLQELRMTKQEMEGRTLADLFPPAVREAVEPQYRAALAGEKRVAEVAFGDFLYEVHTLPVYDERGDVVAGMAMTQNISQKKQSEKERLLLENQLFQSQKMEAIGRLAGGVAHDFNNQLTGILGYTEMILQSLRPGDPLRSDIEEIHRAAERAAGLTRQLLTFSRKQIISLQVADLNEIANEAQRMLRRLIGEDIELVFVPAPDLAHVKVDRHQIEQMLVNLAVNARDAMPGGGKLMIETANVELDEKYCRQHPDAVPGRYAMLAVSDTGQGMDENTKARLFEPFFTTKEKGRGTGLGLSTTYGMVRQHQGTIGVYSEKGVGTSFKIYLPSCDEPLAPAPPAPARGEVTGKETILLVEDEQTVRDLAEKILARYGYRILVADGGGSALLQAQRNNEPIDLLLTDVVMPNINGKELYRQLRERRPNLKVLYMSGYTENVIVHSGILEADANFISKPFAIEALVQKVRQVLDH; encoded by the coding sequence GTGAAAACCAGCAGTCGGCGTATGCTGCAACTGCGGCCCGCCTTGCGGATCGCGTTGATCTATGCCGTTTTCGGCGGCCTGTGGATCCTTTTCTCGGACCGGTTGTTGGCGCTTTTTGTCGCCAATGCCCATCTGCTCACCCGGTTGCAGACCTTCAAGGGGTGGTTCTACGTTCTGGTGACGGCCGGCCTGGTCTACTACCTGGTTTCGCAGCACTTGCGTCGCGAGACGCAACTGGAGGGCAGCCGCCGCCTGAGCGAAAGCCGGCTGCAGGCGGTGCTGGACAACGCGCCGGCCGCGATTTTCATCAAGGATACGCGCGGCCACTATCTACTGGCCAACCGGCTGCTGCGCGAAATCATCGGTTCGTCGGAAGGCTCGATCCTATCCAAGACCGACCAGGATCTGTTTCCCGACGAGCAGGCCCGCCAGTATCGCGCCCACGACATCGAGGTGCTCAATTCCGAAAAGCCCATGGAGTTCGAGGAAATCATGATTTCGCCGGGCGGCCTGCGTCGCTACCTGGCGACGAAATTCCCGTTGTTCGACGAGGAACGGCGGGTTTATGCGTTGTGCGGCATCCTGACCGACATCACCGCGCGCCACGGCGCGGAAACGCAATTGAAGAAAAGCGAGGAACGGTACCGCACGCTGGCCGCCAATTTCCCTAACGGCATGATCCTGCTGTTCGATCACGACCTGCGCTATCTCCTGGTCGACGGGACCGGCCTGCAGGAATTGCGGATGACCAAGCAGGAAATGGAGGGCCGGACGCTGGCCGATTTGTTCCCGCCCGCGGTCCGCGAAGCGGTCGAACCGCAGTACCGCGCCGCGCTGGCCGGCGAAAAACGGGTCGCCGAGGTGGCCTTCGGCGATTTCCTCTACGAGGTTCACACGCTGCCGGTCTACGACGAGCGCGGCGACGTCGTGGCCGGCATGGCGATGACGCAGAACATCAGCCAGAAAAAGCAGTCCGAAAAAGAACGGCTGCTGCTCGAAAACCAGCTCTTCCAATCGCAGAAAATGGAGGCCATCGGCCGCCTGGCCGGCGGCGTGGCCCACGATTTCAACAACCAGTTGACCGGCATCCTCGGCTACACCGAGATGATCCTGCAATCGCTCCGCCCGGGCGATCCGCTGCGCTCGGACATCGAGGAAATCCACCGCGCCGCCGAGCGCGCCGCCGGGCTGACCCGCCAACTGCTGACGTTCAGCCGCAAGCAGATCATTTCGCTGCAGGTCGCCGACCTCAACGAAATCGCCAACGAGGCGCAACGGATGCTGCGGCGCCTGATCGGCGAGGATATCGAGTTGGTGTTCGTGCCCGCGCCCGACCTGGCGCACGTGAAGGTCGACCGGCACCAGATCGAGCAGATGCTCGTCAATCTGGCCGTCAACGCCCGCGACGCCATGCCCGGCGGCGGCAAGCTGATGATCGAGACGGCCAACGTGGAACTCGACGAGAAATATTGCCGGCAGCACCCGGACGCCGTGCCGGGCCGTTACGCGATGCTCGCCGTGAGCGACACCGGCCAGGGCATGGACGAAAACACCAAGGCGCGGTTGTTCGAGCCGTTTTTCACCACCAAGGAAAAGGGCCGCGGCACCGGCCTGGGCCTCAGCACGACCTACGGCATGGTCCGCCAGCACCAGGGCACCATCGGGGTCTATTCGGAAAAGGGCGTGGGAACCTCCTTCAAGATTTACCTGCCGAGTTGCGATGAACCGCTGGCGCCCGCGCCGCCCGCGCCCGCGCGGGGCGAGGTCACCGGCAAGGAGACGATCCTGCTGGTCGAAGACGAGCAGACGGTTCGCGACCTGGCGGAAAAAATCCTCGCGCGCTACGGGTATCGGATACTGGTGGCCGACGGCGGCGGCAGCGCCTTGTTGCAAGCGCAGCGCAACAACGAGCCGATCGACCTCTTGCTTACCGACGTCGTCATGCCCAATATCAACGGCAAGGAGTTGTACCGGCAATTGCGGGAACGGCGGCCGAACCTCAAGGTCCTTTACATGTCCGGTTATACGGAAAACGTGATCGTCCATTCGGGGATCCTGGAGGCCGACGCGAATTTCATTTCCAAGCCGTTCGCCATCGAGGCGCTGGTGCAGAAGGTACGTCAGGTCCTGGACCACTAA
- the cbiQ gene encoding cobalt ECF transporter T component CbiQ, with amino-acid sequence MKHGFLDSTSGLDSPIHRLEARAKIVAVLAAVVICVSTPPTAYAAFGAYFALAAALLALSRLPAGFVLRRLLMIVPFVLLVAAFLPFLKADAVGGGYSLGLGGLAVSRGGLLVFWNTAAKASFGILMIVLLSGTTPFPQLLQGLRRLRCPDVVVMILSFTYRYLFVLTDEVLRLKIARDARGYRGRWLWQARTIGQMIAVFFLRSYARAERIYLAMISRGYDGRYAYLPAARLAGRDTVFAAAVIGLMLTARLALKG; translated from the coding sequence GTGAAGCACGGCTTTCTCGATTCCACCAGCGGGCTGGACAGCCCGATCCACCGCCTCGAGGCGCGCGCGAAAATCGTCGCCGTGTTGGCGGCGGTGGTGATCTGCGTCAGCACGCCGCCGACGGCCTATGCCGCGTTCGGGGCCTATTTCGCCCTGGCGGCGGCGCTGCTGGCGCTGTCGCGGTTGCCGGCCGGGTTCGTGCTGCGCCGGCTGCTGATGATCGTGCCGTTCGTGCTGCTGGTGGCCGCGTTTCTGCCGTTTCTCAAGGCGGACGCGGTGGGCGGCGGTTACAGCCTGGGCCTCGGCGGGCTGGCAGTGTCGCGCGGCGGGTTGCTGGTGTTTTGGAACACGGCGGCCAAGGCGAGCTTCGGCATTCTGATGATCGTGCTGCTGTCGGGCACGACGCCCTTTCCCCAGTTGTTGCAGGGATTGCGGCGGCTGCGCTGCCCGGACGTGGTGGTGATGATCCTGTCGTTCACCTATCGTTATCTTTTCGTGTTGACCGACGAGGTGCTCCGCCTCAAAATCGCCCGCGACGCGCGCGGCTATCGGGGCCGGTGGTTGTGGCAAGCCCGCACCATCGGCCAGATGATCGCGGTTTTCTTCCTGCGCAGTTACGCGCGGGCGGAACGCATCTACCTGGCGATGATCTCGCGCGGGTACGACGGGCGATACGCCTATCTGCCGGCGGCGCGATTGGCCGGCCGCGACACCGTTTTCGCCGCGGCGGTGATCGGCCTGATGCTGACGGCGCGTCTGGCCCTGAAAGGATGA
- a CDS encoding RHS repeat protein encodes MRPMTVIDESGQHGYCMRYGTNTQTENYANPPATGEYWYDSRNKFVKQVRECPLPNSNPLCLGEGSNSEECIVTNYEYDYRDPLESSASDESGTGKISAISRPSVLDAADEIYKNYDYLDGTGLIEYYTETGYTFVTAANDEIEQQSHESSYVYNDDLQMTAVMNPLQSGTGYQTSYTYYDESAAAPGMKESVVLANGDTTTYTDYDVTSGKPTKVTDENGVTVQSTLNGFGSPTSIQVYDGETLQYTLAKTYYDNDLLRVVALNGEWLYSLAYDFQENIRSITDTAGNVLNITWDLYHNPTAISATDGESVTFEKAFEYDGNDRLIKQFCDGDSSSTCYLQYGYDEDGNLVSVRDYKGQETTYEYDNFRNIAAVHGPDWGDWLFSYDTEKNLTAIAVDGTNVEYGFVYDDFGRLVKVDSPDFGVWRQAYNALNQPLYNRFAGVHSTFTYDAMGLGQLYSREYFPEGGGDALAIHQYTWGQPGDSQAHSVGRVKAETIDEKENGDGDDYSITHAYAFDGKPIKDTIVIQDKTFEIVYAYDANRNLRTITYPSGNVVTYDYADFKVNSLKVDVAVPEDQDAISHQFLTAATYLPFGPWSSITHGNGRKTNFTYNQRYFLTDLETGNSSLGDKIVDYHYEPDANLNIAALIDQTADQGMTFTYDSLNQLKTATAYQAGSGIYNDQAYSYDPHGLGNRAALVDGGVTHGFTYNGNRLAEINGYSASRAYTYDAYGRVTGLQLENAGGNLTFAYDHQGMISKVNGGAYQYQYDTKQRRVRKVKQGGDTLYYIYDALDNLIAEYTQADGATEATATREYYYAGKLLLGAADLETQLVEPSPFGCAAKKNGFQSPYEVAWLLLPMAVALALPRWRRADRSGKIRLSLAALLAGGMIAGSFVLLTARSGRAMGDDEEVLVYKPYWAHLNQIGAPVRLTDADGAVVWAAEYEPFGKTVSLDEDPDGDGETVTMNFRFPGQYYDSETGLHYNWHRYYDPIAGRYLQADEVTMKMKNKIIELAYNNYKYATNNPLKVYDLNGNEGCAMFFFTMLAGVGGGVLGVSLTGELAYGFAVGGGAVAILVLATDILTGLPLTIQCIQCRAKAFSEYDDVCMREMGSSGFNPMCRKANDIQAGVDIGEYAKTKCNCEGSFDWLSNALIN; translated from the coding sequence TTGCGTCCGATGACCGTGATCGACGAAAGCGGCCAACACGGCTACTGCATGCGATATGGAACCAATACGCAGACGGAAAACTACGCCAATCCACCGGCGACCGGCGAATATTGGTATGACAGCCGCAATAAATTCGTCAAGCAAGTACGCGAATGTCCGTTGCCAAACAGCAATCCTCTCTGCCTGGGGGAAGGTTCCAATTCCGAAGAATGCATTGTAACCAATTACGAATACGATTACCGCGACCCCTTGGAATCCAGCGCCAGCGATGAATCCGGCACCGGTAAAATCTCCGCGATCAGCCGGCCGTCGGTGTTGGACGCCGCCGATGAAATATACAAAAACTACGATTACCTCGACGGCACCGGGCTCATCGAGTATTACACCGAGACCGGGTACACCTTCGTGACCGCCGCCAACGACGAAATCGAACAGCAATCCCACGAATCGAGCTACGTCTATAACGACGATCTGCAAATGACGGCCGTGATGAATCCGCTACAAAGCGGTACGGGCTACCAGACGTCCTATACCTATTACGATGAGAGCGCGGCGGCGCCGGGCATGAAGGAAAGCGTGGTGCTGGCCAACGGCGACACCACGACCTATACCGATTACGATGTCACCAGCGGCAAGCCGACCAAGGTAACCGACGAAAACGGAGTCACCGTGCAGTCGACCTTAAACGGCTTCGGTTCGCCGACTTCCATTCAAGTGTATGACGGCGAAACGCTGCAATACACCCTGGCCAAAACCTATTACGACAACGATCTGCTGCGCGTCGTGGCGCTGAACGGCGAATGGCTCTATTCGCTGGCCTACGATTTCCAGGAAAACATCCGGAGCATCACCGATACCGCCGGCAACGTCCTGAATATCACCTGGGACCTCTATCACAACCCGACGGCGATTTCAGCCACCGACGGCGAATCCGTGACGTTTGAAAAAGCCTTCGAATACGACGGCAATGATCGGCTGATCAAACAGTTCTGCGACGGCGATTCCAGTTCGACTTGCTACCTGCAATACGGCTACGACGAGGACGGCAATCTCGTTTCGGTCCGCGATTACAAGGGGCAGGAGACGACCTACGAATACGACAATTTCCGCAACATCGCCGCCGTTCACGGGCCCGACTGGGGCGATTGGCTCTTTTCGTACGACACCGAAAAAAATCTGACCGCGATTGCCGTCGATGGAACGAACGTCGAATACGGCTTCGTGTACGACGATTTCGGCCGTCTGGTCAAAGTCGATTCGCCCGATTTCGGCGTCTGGCGGCAGGCGTACAATGCCCTGAATCAGCCGCTATATAACCGCTTCGCCGGGGTTCACAGCACCTTTACCTACGATGCGATGGGCCTGGGCCAGCTCTATTCCCGCGAATATTTTCCGGAAGGCGGCGGCGATGCCTTGGCCATTCATCAGTACACCTGGGGCCAACCCGGCGACAGCCAGGCGCACAGCGTGGGCCGCGTCAAGGCCGAAACCATCGATGAAAAGGAAAACGGCGACGGCGACGATTACTCCATCACTCATGCCTACGCCTTCGACGGCAAACCGATCAAGGACACCATCGTCATTCAAGACAAGACCTTTGAGATCGTTTACGCCTACGACGCCAACCGCAACCTGCGGACGATCACCTACCCGTCGGGCAACGTGGTCACCTACGATTACGCCGACTTCAAGGTCAACTCGTTGAAGGTCGATGTCGCGGTGCCCGAGGATCAGGATGCGATCAGCCACCAGTTCTTGACGGCGGCGACCTACCTGCCGTTCGGCCCCTGGTCGTCGATCACGCACGGCAACGGCCGCAAAACCAACTTCACCTACAACCAGCGCTATTTCCTGACCGATCTGGAAACCGGCAATTCCAGCCTGGGCGACAAGATCGTCGATTACCATTACGAACCCGACGCCAACTTGAACATCGCCGCGCTGATCGACCAGACGGCCGACCAGGGCATGACCTTCACCTACGATTCGCTGAATCAACTGAAAACCGCGACCGCCTATCAGGCCGGGAGCGGGATCTACAACGATCAGGCGTATTCCTACGATCCGCACGGCCTGGGCAACCGCGCCGCGTTGGTGGACGGCGGCGTCACCCACGGCTTCACCTACAACGGCAACCGCCTGGCGGAAATCAACGGCTATTCGGCATCGCGCGCCTACACCTACGACGCCTACGGCCGGGTGACGGGCCTTCAGCTCGAGAACGCCGGCGGCAACCTGACCTTCGCCTACGATCACCAGGGGATGATTTCGAAGGTGAACGGCGGCGCGTACCAATACCAGTACGACACCAAACAGCGCCGGGTGCGGAAGGTCAAACAGGGCGGCGACACCCTTTATTACATTTACGACGCGCTCGACAACCTGATCGCCGAGTATACGCAGGCCGACGGCGCCACCGAGGCGACGGCGACGCGCGAGTACTATTACGCCGGCAAGCTGCTGCTGGGCGCGGCCGACCTCGAAACGCAGTTGGTGGAGCCCTCGCCGTTCGGTTGCGCGGCGAAGAAGAACGGGTTCCAATCGCCGTACGAGGTGGCCTGGCTGCTGCTGCCGATGGCGGTGGCGTTGGCGTTGCCGCGCTGGCGGCGGGCGGACCGTTCGGGTAAGATTCGGTTGTCGCTGGCGGCGCTGCTGGCGGGCGGGATGATCGCGGGAAGCTTCGTGTTGCTGACGGCCCGGAGCGGCCGGGCGATGGGCGACGACGAGGAAGTGCTGGTGTACAAGCCGTATTGGGCGCATTTGAATCAGATCGGGGCGCCGGTGCGCCTGACCGACGCCGACGGCGCGGTGGTCTGGGCGGCGGAGTACGAGCCCTTCGGCAAGACCGTGTCGCTCGACGAGGACCCCGACGGCGACGGCGAAACCGTGACGATGAACTTCCGCTTCCCCGGCCAGTACTATGATTCGGAAACCGGCCTGCACTACAACTGGCACCGCTATTACGATCCGATTGCGGGGAGGTATCTGCAGGCGGATGAAGTTACCATGAAAATGAAAAATAAGATTATTGAATTGGCCTATAACAATTATAAATATGCAACCAACAATCCTCTAAAGGTATATGATTTGAATGGTAATGAAGGATGTGCAATGTTTTTCTTTACAATGCTTGCCGGCGTTGGTGGGGGTGTTCTTGGCGTGTCATTGACGGGGGAATTAGCATACGGCTTCGCCGTTGGTGGAGGTGCCGTGGCGATTTTAGTTCTAGCGACTGATATTTTAACAGGTTTACCTCTAACTATCCAATGTATACAATGTAGGGCTAAAGCTTTTTCAGAATATGATGACGTATGCATGCGGGAAATGGGGTCATCTGGTTTTAATCCGATGTGTAGGAAAGCAAATGATATTCAAGCTGGAGTGGATATTGGAGAATATGCTAAAACCAAATGCAATTGCGAAGGAAGTTTTGATTGGTTGAGTAATGCATTAATAAATTAA
- a CDS encoding transposase yields the protein MARIARVVVPGLPHHVTQRGVRRQITFFNESDYESYLELMAEWCARCGVSIWSYCLMPNHVHLIATPDEADGLRRGIGEAHRRYTRRINFREGWRGYLWQGRFASFPLDERHLLAAARYVELNPVRAGLVARPEDYRWSSAAAHLSGRDDLLVRTRPLLEMVSDWRAFLQSALSDEELADLRRHEHTGRPLGDERFIESIERKIDRLLRRKKPGPKPKIERR from the coding sequence ATGGCACGAATAGCACGAGTAGTGGTTCCTGGGTTGCCGCACCACGTCACCCAGCGGGGCGTTCGGCGGCAGATAACGTTTTTCAACGAAAGCGACTACGAGAGTTACCTCGAACTGATGGCCGAGTGGTGCGCGCGGTGCGGCGTGTCGATCTGGTCGTACTGTCTGATGCCCAATCACGTGCACCTGATCGCGACGCCCGACGAGGCGGACGGCTTGCGACGCGGCATCGGCGAGGCGCACCGTCGCTATACGCGGCGGATCAACTTTCGCGAGGGCTGGCGCGGCTATTTGTGGCAAGGGCGGTTCGCGTCGTTTCCGCTGGATGAGCGGCACCTGCTGGCGGCGGCGCGGTACGTCGAACTCAATCCGGTGCGGGCGGGGTTGGTTGCGCGCCCCGAGGACTACCGCTGGAGCAGTGCGGCGGCGCACCTGAGCGGGCGCGACGATCTTCTGGTGCGAACCCGGCCGCTGTTGGAGATGGTGAGCGATTGGCGCGCCTTCCTGCAAAGCGCCTTGTCCGATGAGGAACTAGCCGATTTGCGCCGCCACGAACACACCGGCCGCCCGCTCGGCGACGAGAGGTTCATCGAAAGCATCGAGCGGAAAATAGACCGCCTGCTGCGCCGGAAAAAACCGGGACCTAAGCCAAAAATCGAGAGGAGATAG
- a CDS encoding radical SAM protein, with protein MTEELQRPGGAVSGDEARSLQGKRVGLIRPPSARRRATFFLSKPPLNLAMLGAWLESHGAKVEIRDLDVEPEVDLEPWLDRFRPDLLGFTAMTPTILQAARLAARIKAHAPRLPIVAGGPHVSALPERSLAEFPGFDYIIRGEGELPLKALLEALPAGRSSDVPGLSWREGAAIRTNPPPPRIENLDALPPANRELLPRGRYTAPGFRGFAGKNRTSCDVFTARGCVGNCLFCVSQDRRVVYRSAAHVLTELRLCREKYRADHILFLDDTFTSNPDRLPEIFRYLRDQRMVWHCTTRVNEVTPALLREMKQSGCHGIVFGIESGSPRLLRQIRKGITVEQATAAFDAAHAAGIPQLEADFILGAHPSETREDIAQSVALIKRLRPHLLIVSIAVPYPGTPLNALMRERGLLGDDTPWDEFVLLGAKPSWRTENFSLRELTRIQKRLLFRHYFSFTFLRHIGRGRNGWSGLKYYLKAAYSFFRLPTH; from the coding sequence GTGACTGAGGAACTTCAACGACCAGGCGGCGCGGTAAGCGGGGATGAAGCGCGTTCGCTGCAAGGCAAACGGGTCGGGCTGATCCGGCCGCCGTCGGCGCGGCGCCGCGCCACGTTCTTCCTTTCCAAACCGCCGCTCAATCTGGCGATGCTCGGGGCCTGGCTGGAAAGCCACGGCGCCAAGGTCGAGATCCGCGACCTGGACGTCGAGCCCGAGGTCGACCTGGAACCCTGGCTCGACCGCTTCCGGCCCGACCTGCTGGGTTTCACCGCGATGACCCCGACGATCCTGCAAGCGGCGCGGTTGGCCGCGCGGATCAAAGCCCACGCGCCGCGCCTGCCAATCGTCGCCGGCGGGCCGCACGTCAGCGCCCTGCCCGAACGGTCGCTGGCGGAATTTCCCGGCTTCGACTACATCATTCGCGGCGAGGGCGAGCTGCCGCTGAAAGCGCTGCTCGAGGCGCTACCGGCGGGCCGCTCCTCCGATGTTCCCGGCCTGTCCTGGCGGGAGGGCGCCGCGATTCGCACCAATCCGCCGCCGCCGCGGATCGAGAATCTGGACGCGCTGCCCCCGGCGAACCGAGAGTTGCTGCCCCGCGGGCGCTACACCGCGCCGGGCTTTCGCGGCTTTGCCGGCAAGAACCGGACGAGCTGCGACGTGTTCACCGCGCGGGGCTGCGTCGGCAACTGCCTTTTCTGCGTCTCGCAGGACCGCCGGGTCGTCTACCGTTCGGCCGCGCACGTGCTCACCGAACTGCGGCTCTGCCGGGAAAAATACCGCGCCGACCACATCCTGTTTCTGGACGACACCTTCACTTCCAATCCGGACCGGCTGCCGGAGATTTTCCGCTACCTGCGCGATCAGCGGATGGTCTGGCACTGCACCACGCGGGTCAACGAGGTCACGCCCGCGCTGCTGCGGGAGATGAAACAAAGCGGCTGCCACGGAATCGTTTTCGGGATCGAAAGCGGCAGTCCGCGCCTGCTCCGCCAGATCCGCAAGGGGATCACCGTTGAGCAGGCGACGGCCGCCTTCGACGCGGCGCACGCGGCGGGGATTCCGCAGTTGGAGGCAGATTTCATTCTCGGGGCGCATCCGAGTGAAACCCGGGAGGACATCGCCCAAAGCGTCGCGTTGATCAAGCGCCTGCGCCCGCACCTGCTGATCGTCAGCATCGCGGTGCCCTACCCCGGCACGCCGCTCAATGCGCTGATGCGCGAGCGCGGCCTGCTCGGCGACGACACCCCCTGGGACGAATTCGTGCTGCTGGGGGCGAAACCTTCCTGGAGAACCGAAAACTTTTCGTTGCGGGAGTTGACCCGCATCCAGAAGCGGTTGCTCTTTCGCCACTATTTCAGTTTCACTTTTCTCCGCCACATCGGGCGCGGCAGGAACGGCTGGAGCGGGCTGAAATATTACCTCAAGGCCGCCTACTCCTTTTTCCGCCTGCCCACCCATTGA
- a CDS encoding energy-coupling factor ABC transporter permease — translation MHVPDGFVSLPVNLATFVAAGGACAYAVRRARQELGERQVPLLGVTAAFIFAAQMLNFPIAGGTSGHFLGAVLAALLLGPWNACLIMAIVLVIQCLGFADGGLTALGTNVFNMGVIGGIVPYFLLLRGAQDQAIDHKKFYLARVAAASWLSVVLASTACSLELAISGTSPLGVVLPVMVGVHMLIGLGEATITVAVVSAVLASRRDLLWQLQEANK, via the coding sequence ATGCATGTTCCGGACGGATTCGTCAGCCTGCCGGTGAATCTCGCGACGTTCGTCGCGGCGGGCGGCGCCTGCGCGTATGCGGTGCGGCGGGCGCGGCAGGAACTGGGCGAGCGGCAGGTGCCGTTGCTGGGCGTGACGGCGGCGTTCATCTTCGCGGCGCAGATGCTCAACTTCCCGATCGCGGGGGGGACAAGCGGGCATTTTCTGGGGGCGGTGTTGGCGGCGCTGTTGCTGGGGCCGTGGAACGCCTGCCTGATCATGGCGATCGTGCTGGTCATTCAATGTTTGGGGTTCGCCGACGGCGGTCTGACGGCCCTGGGCACCAATGTCTTCAACATGGGCGTCATCGGCGGCATCGTGCCGTATTTTCTATTGCTGCGGGGCGCCCAGGACCAGGCGATCGATCATAAAAAGTTCTATCTGGCGCGGGTCGCGGCCGCTTCCTGGCTGTCGGTGGTGTTGGCCTCGACGGCCTGCTCGCTGGAGTTGGCGATTTCCGGCACGTCGCCGCTGGGCGTCGTTTTGCCGGTGATGGTCGGCGTGCACATGCTGATCGGATTGGGCGAGGCCACGATCACGGTCGCGGTGGTTTCGGCCGTGCTGGCGTCGCGGCGCGATCTGCTGTGGCAATTGCAGGAGGCGAACAAATGA
- a CDS encoding ABC transporter ATP-binding protein — translation MPAIEIRDLHYTYPDGTAALAGVSLTLEPGEKVGIVGPNGAGKSTLLLQLNGLLTPQAGEVRIFGTPVVRANLKEVRRRVGIVFQNPDDQLFCPTVLEDVAFGPRAMGLPAAEVQARVDEALAAVNLASLGERSAHHLSFGQRKRIATATVISMRPDIWVFDEPSANLDPKTQLMLARFIGGLRQTVVVVTQDLYFAAETCDRLVVLAEGRVKLDGPTGEILGQPARLEEYDLEFGRQCRICEKSKEFSR, via the coding sequence ATGCCCGCGATCGAAATTCGCGACCTGCACTATACCTATCCGGACGGCACCGCCGCGCTGGCCGGGGTTTCGCTGACCCTGGAGCCAGGCGAGAAGGTGGGGATCGTCGGGCCGAACGGCGCGGGCAAATCGACCTTGCTGCTGCAATTGAACGGCCTGCTGACGCCCCAGGCCGGCGAGGTGCGGATTTTCGGGACGCCGGTGGTCCGCGCCAACCTGAAGGAAGTGCGCCGGCGGGTAGGCATCGTTTTTCAGAATCCCGACGACCAGCTTTTCTGCCCGACCGTGCTCGAGGACGTGGCGTTCGGTCCGCGTGCCATGGGCCTGCCGGCGGCGGAGGTGCAGGCGCGGGTGGACGAAGCGCTGGCCGCGGTCAATTTGGCGAGCCTGGGCGAACGCAGCGCGCACCACCTGTCGTTCGGGCAGCGCAAGCGCATCGCGACGGCGACGGTGATTTCGATGCGGCCGGACATCTGGGTGTTCGACGAACCGTCGGCGAATCTCGATCCGAAGACCCAGTTGATGTTGGCGCGGTTCATCGGCGGGTTGAGGCAAACGGTGGTGGTCGTGACGCAGGATTTGTACTTCGCCGCCGAGACCTGCGACCGCCTGGTGGTGCTCGCCGAGGGCCGGGTGAAATTGGACGGTCCAACCGGAGAAATTCTCGGCCAACCGGCGCGCCTGGAAGAATACGACCTCGAATTCGGCCGCCAATGCCGCATCTGCGAGAAAAGCAAAGAGTTTTCCCGCTGA